In a single window of the Allobranchiibius huperziae genome:
- a CDS encoding DEAD/DEAH box helicase: MHRVTQTPAATTATPAETSDIDQVAARVLADLAGPGAQLRDGQGEALHALTRPGARVLVVQATGWGKSAVYWIATAWSRQAGRGPTLVVSPLLSLMRDQVAAAGRAGLRAATINSSNIDSWSAIEADLASGDLDVILVSPERLANPGFGARVMQTLAGRLGLVVIDEAHSVSDWGHDFRPDYRRVSDVLQKVHPDLPVLATTATANSRVVEDLARQFGTDTTVLRGPLARSSLELAVLPTMGPLERYAWVVDHLPTLPGSGIIYALTVADAERLTQALRTRYAHDPALRVAAYTGGLEAGERERLEDALRAGEVKALVATSALGMGYDKPDLGFVVHVGAPPSPVSYYQQVGRAGRAIDHAPVALLPSAGDEGVWDYFATATIPREDDVRRLLASLGDANAPQSVPALEAETGLRRGKIELLLKQLAVDEVVTRATDGWSVTGTPWTYDAAHYEGVLAGRRREADIMRAYIAGERCLMALLQESLDDPAAQPCGRCSVCTGHLPDGWSDHADPQTVRDLAAVLRADQQVLEPRKMWPGGAFGAKGRIPPQLAAAPGRVLVHADAAEWSELRAGPLRHDAAAPPELQEAAVRVLAGWKDDWPARPDLVVSCAVEGHPELTSSLAEQLATVGRMRYTAWSVGTPDVVDLASADEAAAWRTAFAGSDLPSVDGQNVLLVLDASRSGWSVTVAAATLREAGASAVLPLLIHRTV; encoded by the coding sequence ATGCACCGGGTGACCCAGACACCCGCCGCCACGACCGCCACACCTGCCGAAACCTCCGACATCGACCAGGTCGCCGCGCGGGTGCTCGCCGACCTGGCGGGACCGGGCGCGCAGCTGCGCGACGGCCAGGGCGAGGCCCTGCACGCGCTGACCCGACCCGGCGCCCGGGTGCTGGTCGTGCAGGCGACCGGGTGGGGCAAGTCGGCGGTCTACTGGATCGCCACCGCGTGGAGCCGGCAGGCGGGTCGGGGTCCGACGCTGGTCGTCTCGCCGCTGTTGTCGCTGATGCGCGACCAGGTGGCCGCTGCCGGGAGAGCCGGGCTGCGCGCCGCGACCATCAACAGCTCCAACATCGACAGCTGGAGCGCGATCGAGGCCGATCTGGCCTCCGGCGACCTCGACGTGATCCTGGTGTCGCCCGAGCGGTTGGCCAACCCCGGATTCGGCGCCCGCGTCATGCAGACCCTCGCCGGGCGGCTCGGCCTGGTCGTCATCGACGAGGCGCACTCGGTCTCGGACTGGGGCCACGACTTCCGCCCGGACTACCGACGGGTGTCGGACGTGCTGCAGAAGGTCCACCCCGATCTGCCGGTCCTCGCGACCACCGCCACCGCGAACTCCCGGGTCGTCGAGGATCTTGCCCGTCAGTTCGGCACCGACACCACCGTGCTGCGCGGGCCCCTGGCGCGTTCCAGCCTCGAGCTGGCGGTGCTGCCGACGATGGGTCCGCTGGAGCGTTACGCCTGGGTCGTCGACCACCTGCCGACCCTGCCCGGCTCGGGCATCATCTACGCCCTGACCGTCGCCGACGCAGAGCGGCTCACCCAGGCCCTGCGCACCCGGTACGCCCACGACCCCGCGCTGCGCGTCGCCGCGTACACCGGTGGTCTGGAGGCGGGGGAGCGCGAGCGGCTGGAGGACGCGCTGCGCGCGGGCGAGGTCAAGGCGCTGGTCGCCACCTCGGCGCTGGGGATGGGGTACGACAAGCCCGACCTGGGGTTCGTGGTGCACGTGGGTGCGCCGCCGTCGCCGGTGTCCTACTACCAACAGGTCGGCCGTGCCGGCCGCGCGATCGACCACGCGCCGGTCGCGCTGCTGCCGTCCGCCGGCGACGAGGGCGTGTGGGACTACTTCGCGACGGCGACGATCCCGCGCGAGGACGACGTACGCCGGCTGCTCGCCTCGCTGGGCGATGCGAACGCACCGCAGTCGGTGCCCGCGCTGGAGGCCGAGACCGGGCTGCGACGCGGCAAGATCGAGCTGTTGCTCAAGCAGCTCGCCGTCGACGAGGTCGTCACCCGCGCGACGGACGGTTGGAGCGTCACCGGCACACCGTGGACCTACGACGCCGCCCACTACGAGGGCGTCCTCGCCGGCCGCCGCCGCGAGGCCGACATCATGCGCGCCTACATCGCGGGCGAACGCTGCCTGATGGCGCTGCTGCAGGAGTCGCTCGACGACCCGGCCGCGCAGCCGTGCGGACGCTGCTCGGTGTGCACCGGCCACCTCCCGGACGGCTGGTCCGACCACGCCGATCCCCAGACCGTGCGCGACCTCGCGGCCGTGCTGCGCGCAGACCAGCAGGTGCTGGAGCCGCGCAAGATGTGGCCGGGCGGTGCGTTCGGCGCCAAGGGCCGCATCCCGCCGCAGCTGGCGGCCGCGCCCGGTCGCGTGCTCGTGCACGCCGACGCCGCCGAGTGGAGTGAGCTGCGGGCCGGTCCCTTGCGCCACGACGCGGCCGCACCACCGGAGCTTCAGGAGGCCGCCGTACGCGTGCTCGCGGGCTGGAAGGACGACTGGCCCGCCCGCCCGGATCTGGTCGTCTCCTGCGCGGTGGAGGGGCATCCCGAGCTCACCTCGTCCCTGGCCGAGCAGCTGGCCACCGTCGGCCGGATGAGGTACACCGCGTGGTCGGTGGGCACTCCCGACGTGGTCGATCTGGCGTCCGCGGACGAGGCCGCCGCATGGCGGACCGCATTCGCAGGCAGCGACCTGCCGTCGGTCGACGGACAGAACGTCCTGCTGGTGCTCGACGCCTCACGGTCGGGATGGTCGGTCACGGTCGCTGCGGCCACGCTGCGCGAGGCGGGGGCGAGCGCGGTCCTGCCGCTGCTCATCCACCGCACCGTCTGA
- a CDS encoding lysophospholipid acyltransferase family protein, whose translation MEPVYRPVIAAARGLFALQGNDITRIGADNIPATGGAVIALNHIGYLDFAYGGFPAVDVGRLVRFMAKKEVFDHKITGPLMRGMKHIPVDRAAGASAYREAVRALRGGELIGVFPEATISRSFELKDFKLGAVRMAQEAGVPILPMVVWGSQRVWTKDHPKSVGKRRHVPITVRVGPAIPVPSDADTASVTAQVKAAMGEMLHEVQDSYPRLTGDDLVYLPARLGGTAPTPERARELDSQEAADKIAKRRAKAAAKAAKSKS comes from the coding sequence ATGGAACCCGTCTACCGTCCCGTCATCGCCGCTGCCCGTGGCCTGTTCGCACTGCAGGGCAACGACATCACCCGGATCGGCGCGGACAACATCCCGGCCACCGGCGGGGCGGTCATCGCGCTCAACCACATCGGCTACCTCGACTTCGCGTACGGCGGCTTCCCCGCCGTCGACGTGGGCCGCCTCGTGCGCTTCATGGCGAAGAAGGAGGTCTTCGACCACAAGATCACCGGACCGCTGATGCGCGGCATGAAGCACATCCCGGTCGACCGCGCGGCGGGCGCGTCGGCGTACCGCGAGGCGGTCCGGGCGTTGCGTGGCGGCGAGCTGATCGGGGTGTTCCCCGAGGCGACCATCTCGCGGTCGTTCGAGTTGAAGGACTTCAAGCTCGGCGCGGTCCGGATGGCGCAGGAGGCGGGTGTGCCGATCCTGCCGATGGTCGTGTGGGGCAGTCAGCGCGTCTGGACCAAGGACCACCCGAAGTCGGTGGGCAAGCGCCGTCACGTGCCGATCACGGTCCGGGTGGGCCCCGCGATCCCCGTGCCCTCCGACGCCGACACCGCGTCCGTGACCGCGCAGGTCAAGGCCGCGATGGGCGAGATGCTGCACGAGGTGCAGGACTCCTACCCCAGACTCACCGGCGACGACCTGGTCTACCTGCCGGCCCGGCTCGGCGGCACCGCGCCAACTCCTGAGCGCGCCCGCGAACTGGACTCGCAGGAGGCCGCCGACAAGATCGCCAAGCGGCGCGCCAAGGCGGCGGCGAAGGCCGCCAAGTCCAAGTCCTGA
- a CDS encoding LLM class flavin-dependent oxidoreductase — protein sequence MSHAIPLSVLDLSPVSSGRTGSDALRETVQLAQTAETLGYERFWVAEHHNLPSVTSSAPVVMMATVAASTSRIRVGAGGIMLPNHSPLQVAEQFRALEALHPGRIDLGLGRAPGTDQLTAFALRRSREALTADDFPQQYAELLAYVDGFPEDHPFAPISAQPSDVPLPPIWILGSSLYGAQAAAAFGTAFAYAGHFGEADPTEAMDIYRKGFRPSGRPGALEAPRSMLAVSAIAADDEQTAAEHARAAALAMVRLRQNRPGPFPSPQEAAEHEWSELDESMAQRMSRFTTIGTGDQVAKGVRARAEACGADELMVTTNVHDPAQRRRSYELLMKAWA from the coding sequence GTGAGCCACGCGATCCCCCTGTCAGTGCTCGACCTCTCCCCCGTCAGTTCCGGTCGCACCGGATCCGACGCGCTGCGCGAGACCGTGCAGCTCGCCCAGACGGCGGAAACCCTGGGCTACGAACGGTTCTGGGTCGCCGAACACCACAACCTGCCGAGCGTCACCAGCAGCGCCCCGGTCGTGATGATGGCCACCGTCGCGGCGTCGACCAGCCGCATCCGGGTGGGTGCGGGCGGCATCATGCTGCCCAACCACTCGCCGTTGCAGGTCGCCGAGCAGTTCCGAGCCCTGGAGGCCCTGCACCCCGGGCGCATCGACCTCGGACTCGGACGCGCGCCGGGCACCGACCAGCTCACCGCGTTCGCGCTGCGCCGCAGCCGCGAGGCGCTCACCGCCGACGACTTCCCGCAGCAGTACGCCGAGCTGCTGGCCTACGTCGACGGTTTCCCCGAAGACCACCCGTTCGCACCCATTTCGGCCCAGCCGTCCGACGTACCGCTGCCCCCGATCTGGATCCTCGGGTCGAGCCTGTACGGCGCGCAGGCGGCGGCCGCGTTCGGCACGGCGTTCGCCTACGCCGGGCACTTCGGCGAGGCCGACCCCACCGAAGCGATGGACATCTACCGCAAGGGTTTCCGGCCCAGCGGTCGTCCCGGTGCCCTGGAGGCCCCGCGATCGATGCTCGCGGTCAGCGCCATCGCGGCGGACGACGAGCAGACCGCGGCCGAGCACGCCCGGGCCGCGGCACTGGCGATGGTGCGGCTGCGCCAGAACCGCCCCGGTCCCTTCCCCTCGCCCCAGGAGGCGGCCGAGCACGAATGGAGCGAGCTGGACGAGTCGATGGCGCAGCGGATGTCGCGCTTCACCACCATCGGCACCGGAGACCAGGTGGCGAAGGGCGTACGTGCCCGGGCGGAGGCGTGCGGCGCCGACGAGCTCATGGTGACCACGAATGTGCACGACCCTGCGCAGCGTCGACGCTCTTACGAGCTGCTGATGAAGGCCTGGGCCTGA
- a CDS encoding TrmH family RNA methyltransferase, translating to MSVVRIEDPADERVRDYFSLTDVALRRLLETEQGLYLAESEKVIRRALAAGHRPRSFLMGERWLTDLADLVEQAERDSVPVYTADAGVIEAMTGFHLHRGALAAMHRPEPAPYAEVLAGARRALVIEDVVDHTNVGAIFRSAAGLGVEAVLVTPRCADPLYRRSVRVSMGTVFQVPWTRIEPWPSALDTLREDGWYVASLALGEGSIKLDELAADLPEKLVLVLGTEGDGLSPRTLAHSDAVVSIPMAGGVDSLNVAAASAVAMWATRAR from the coding sequence GTGAGCGTCGTACGCATCGAGGACCCCGCGGACGAGCGCGTCCGCGACTACTTCTCGCTGACCGATGTGGCGCTGCGCCGGCTGCTGGAGACCGAGCAGGGTCTCTACCTCGCCGAGAGCGAGAAGGTCATCCGTCGGGCACTGGCCGCCGGGCACCGGCCGAGGTCGTTCCTGATGGGCGAGCGGTGGCTGACCGATCTCGCCGACCTGGTCGAGCAGGCCGAGCGCGACAGCGTGCCCGTCTACACCGCCGACGCGGGGGTGATCGAGGCCATGACCGGTTTCCACCTGCACCGGGGCGCGCTGGCCGCGATGCACCGGCCGGAGCCCGCGCCGTACGCCGAGGTGCTCGCGGGAGCCCGCCGTGCTCTGGTGATCGAGGACGTCGTTGACCACACGAACGTCGGGGCGATCTTCCGCTCGGCCGCCGGGCTCGGGGTGGAGGCCGTGCTGGTCACGCCGCGGTGCGCGGACCCGCTCTATCGGCGCAGCGTGCGGGTGTCGATGGGCACCGTCTTCCAGGTGCCGTGGACGCGCATCGAGCCGTGGCCGTCAGCGCTGGACACGTTGCGCGAAGACGGTTGGTACGTCGCGTCGTTGGCGCTTGGCGAGGGGTCGATCAAACTCGACGAGCTGGCCGCCGACCTCCCGGAGAAGCTGGTGCTCGTGCTCGGCACCGAGGGTGACGGACTGTCGCCGCGCACGCTCGCGCACAGCGATGCCGTGGTGAGCATCCCGATGGCCGGGGGAGTGGACTCGCTCAACGTCGCCGCGGCGTCGGCGGTCGCTATGTGGGCGACCCGCGCCCGCTGA
- a CDS encoding TSUP family transporter, translating to MSDLVVYLLLGGVIAVGALVQSVVGFGLAVVAAPFIIILRPDLMPAALLLTSLVLPLWELAFGERDIDWRLFGYAIAGRVALMPVGVWLVAEASGDAIAVVVGVMVLVAVAASVSRLTVQARPMPALGAGILTGISGTAASIGGPFLGLVLQHERPARVRSTLAVFFVAGATTSLLGLAVAGQVHGGEMLAGLGWIPFVAVGAVLARPVRATVDRERMRRAVLVVAALAGVLVLARAALA from the coding sequence GTGAGCGATCTCGTCGTCTACCTGCTGCTGGGTGGCGTGATCGCCGTGGGTGCGCTCGTGCAGTCCGTCGTCGGGTTCGGACTGGCGGTCGTGGCCGCGCCGTTCATCATCATCCTGCGTCCGGATCTCATGCCCGCCGCGCTGCTGCTCACCTCGCTGGTCCTCCCGCTGTGGGAGCTGGCCTTCGGCGAGCGCGACATCGACTGGCGGCTCTTCGGATACGCGATCGCCGGACGGGTCGCACTGATGCCGGTCGGCGTGTGGCTGGTCGCGGAGGCGTCCGGCGACGCGATCGCCGTGGTCGTCGGGGTCATGGTGCTGGTGGCGGTGGCCGCGTCGGTCTCACGGCTGACCGTTCAGGCCCGTCCGATGCCCGCCCTGGGTGCGGGCATCCTCACCGGCATCTCCGGTACGGCGGCCTCGATCGGCGGTCCGTTCCTGGGGCTCGTGCTGCAGCACGAGCGTCCCGCGCGGGTGCGCTCGACGCTCGCGGTGTTCTTCGTCGCAGGGGCCACGACGTCACTGCTCGGCCTGGCGGTCGCCGGTCAGGTGCACGGTGGGGAGATGCTCGCAGGACTCGGCTGGATCCCGTTCGTCGCCGTCGGCGCCGTCCTGGCCCGGCCGGTGCGCGCCACGGTCGACCGTGAGCGGATGCGTCGCGCGGTGCTGGTCGTCGCAGCGCTGGCGGGTGTGCTGGTGCTGGCCCGGGCGGCGCTGGCGTGA
- a CDS encoding TSUP family transporter translates to MPLSHAVLILLAGMVAGIINTVVGSGTLVTFPTLLAFGYPSVTANVSNTLGLVAGGLSGTFGYRKELRGMTAVLKRLAPMSFLGGVTGAVLLIVLPPGVFKTVVPVLILIGILLVVFGPWLSKRAQAAHSDSDTRARRIALLVGIYGAGVYGGYFGAAQGVLLLGLMSVLMTDSLQQINGVKNVLGTIVNAVAAITFLIIAWDRMNWAAAGLIAVGSLIGGVIGARVGRALPPWLLRAFIVVIGLAAIGNLVLR, encoded by the coding sequence GTGCCGCTCAGCCATGCAGTCCTGATCCTGCTCGCCGGAATGGTCGCCGGGATCATCAACACGGTGGTCGGTTCGGGCACCCTCGTGACCTTCCCGACGCTGCTGGCCTTCGGCTATCCGTCGGTGACGGCGAACGTCTCCAACACGCTGGGTCTGGTCGCGGGCGGGCTGTCCGGCACGTTCGGCTACCGCAAGGAACTGCGCGGGATGACGGCGGTGCTGAAGCGTCTCGCGCCGATGTCGTTCCTCGGCGGAGTCACCGGGGCGGTGCTGCTGATCGTGCTGCCACCGGGTGTCTTCAAGACCGTCGTGCCGGTGCTGATCCTGATCGGCATCCTGCTCGTCGTCTTCGGGCCGTGGCTGAGCAAGCGGGCGCAGGCCGCGCACTCCGACTCCGACACCCGGGCGCGGCGCATCGCGCTGCTGGTCGGCATCTACGGCGCGGGGGTGTACGGCGGCTACTTCGGCGCCGCCCAGGGGGTGCTGCTCCTCGGGCTGATGAGCGTGCTGATGACCGACTCGCTGCAGCAGATCAACGGCGTCAAGAACGTCCTGGGCACCATCGTCAACGCCGTCGCCGCCATCACCTTCCTGATCATCGCGTGGGACCGGATGAACTGGGCCGCAGCGGGACTCATCGCCGTGGGGTCTCTCATCGGCGGCGTCATCGGTGCACGGGTGGGCCGTGCGCTGCCGCCGTGGCTGCTGCGCGCGTTCATCGTGGTGATCGGTCTGGCCGCCATCGGCAACCTCGTGCTGCGGTGA